CCCCACACGCGGGGTGAATCGGAGGAGCAACCAGGCCTGCGCAGACAAGATACGGCTCAGGCGCGCATCCACATAATCATACGAGGCTGGACATCACCATCCGCCGAGCCAACGTCGCGTTACGCACGCCCGTTCTCGCGGGGAGAGCAGATCCTTCGTCGGCGCCAGAGTTCGGCACGGTGGAAAGAGCGTCCTCGGCCCGGCGCGCATCGGCGGAATGCGAAACGACGAAGGGCACCGATTCCATGGTCCGGAATCGGCGCCCTTAATCATCCACCATCCACTGTCATCATCCCACGATCCGCCACGACTGCGGCGGACATCGTGTGGATCAGCGGGTCATGCGGCGCACTTCCTCCAGCCCGCGCGGGTCCCAGCGCGGGCGCTCCTGCGCGTTGGCGATCTCGTTGACCAGGTAGAACACCATCCGCGAAATGCGCGCGGCCTTGTCGGTGTCGATCTTCTCCACCTCGTCCGAGGGCAGGTGGTAGTCCGGGTGCACACCGCTGAAGAAGAACAGGGCGGGCACTTCCTTGCGCGCGAAATTGAAGTGGTCAGAGCGGAAAAAGAAGCGCTCCTGCGGCCAGATGTCGTCGCTGAGCGTAAGCGAAAGCTCCGGATGCTGGCGCCCCACGAAGTTGGCCACCTGCCCCAGCGTGGAGTAGTTCTTTCCGATCACGACCACGCTGTCCGGGCTGTTGCGCCCGATCATGTCCACGTTGACGTTCGCCACGATCTGCCCCAGCGGCACCGTGGGATGGTCCGAGAACCATTCCGAGCCCAGCAGCCCCTTCTCTTCCCCGCTCACGTGCAGAAAGATGATGCTGCGGCGGGGCCGCGCGCCCAGCCGCGCGAACGCCTCGGCCACTTCCAGCAGCCCCGTGGTGCCGCTGGCGTCGTCATCCGCGCCGTTGTAGATGCTGTCGCCGTTCACCGGCCGTCCCACGCCCACGTGGTCCATGTGCGCGGACAGCACCACGTACTCATTGCGCAGCGCCGGATCGCTTCCCGGAAGAATGGCGACCACGTTGGGCGCGTTGCGCTCGTCGGCGTTCTCCATCGGCAGTGCGCCGCTCGCCGTCACCCCGGCCAGCACGACCGGCGCGGCGGCCGGAGCGCGCCACTGCTCATCCAGCGACATCCCCGCCGTACGAAAGAACTGCTGCGCGGCGCCATACGTCACGAAGTACTGCGGAAAGCCCGCCTCGCCACCCAGGCTGCGCGCGCCCGCCGCGGTCTGCCGCGTGTAGGCGGCAATGCTGTCCGCCGTCCACGACGGCTCCAGCACGTAGACGATCGCCGATGCGCCCGCCCGCTGCGCCGCCGTCGCCTGCCGGTTGCGCTCCACGCGCCAGTCGCGGCTCCCGCCGCTGCCCGGAAGCGCCGTCACCACCACGCGGTCGCGCAGGCTGCCCTGCGCCAGCACGCCGTCCGCGGCGCGCCCGGCATACACCAGCCCGGCCGAAGCCAGCGGCTGCGCCGTGCCGCCGCGCGCAAAGAAGTCGCGCCCCAACTGCAGGCGCTGCGAGCCGCCCGAACCCCGAAGTTCCAGCCCGGCGCCCGCCGCGCGAAGGCGGCGCAGCGGAAACGGCCACCACTGGTAAAAGGTGCTGTTTTCGCCGCCCGGCTGCATTCCCCACAGCTTGTACTGGTTCACCAGGTAGCTGGCGGCGATCTCCAGCTCCGGGCTGGGCGTATCGCGTCCGCGCATGCGGTCCGAGGCCAGGAACTCGATGCGGGCGTAGACGTCCTGCGGGGTGATGGTGGCCACCGCCTGCTCCATCGTCAGCCCGGGCGCCGCGGGGTGCGCGGGGAGGGGAGACGACTGCGCGCCCATGCTCATCGGCGGCTCGGAGGCCGGCGCGGGCAGGGGCGCGGGGGTGGACGCGGGCGCCGCGCAGGCAGACAGTGCCAGCGCGGCGGAAAAGGCGGCGTACGTGCGTCGCGTCATGAGGGGGCTCCAAGGGTGTGGGGGCGGGCCGGACGGCCCGCCCGCGTCACGCCCCGGGCGTCCGTGAGCGCGGGCTCGAAGACGACGAAGGGCGTGAAGACGAACCGCCGGACGATCCGCCGCTGGACCGGCTGCTGGACGGCGGCGACGACTCCCGGCGGGGCGCCGCCTCCCGCGGCGGCGCGGATTCCCGGCGCGGGGCCGACTCGCGCCGCGGCTCCGCCTGGCGGCGGGGCTGGCTTTCGCGCGCCGGCTCCGCTTCGCGCGCTGGGCGGCGCGGCTCGGAGCGGGGCTCCGACCTCGGCTCCGCGGTGCGCGGCTCCGACTGGGGGCGCCGCTGGAACGTGGGGCGGTCGCGGTTGGGCGCCACGGGGCGCCCCTGCTGCCGCGGCTCCTGCTGCGTTTCGCCGCCGTTGTCCGCGCGGCTGTCCGGAGGCGTTACGCGGGGCTCCGTGTCCGGCCGGCGCGACGAACCCGTCACGTCCGACGGGCGGGAGCCGCGGCTGGAAGGCCGCTCGTTCGCGCCCGACGATCCCACGCGCGGCTCGTACGAGCCTGGGCGCCGCGTGCTGCCGCGCACGTCCGATCCGCGGCTTTCCGGCGCGTTGCCGCGCACGTCGGCGCCGTCCTGCGGGCGCGGGCGGGGCGTGTAGCCGGCCCGGGCCGTGGGCGCGTTGCCCGCGGTGCGCTCCTTGTAGCCGTGCAGCGGCGGCGGCTGGCGGTGCGTGCGGTAGTAGTCGCCGTAGTAGGCCCGGCGGCTGCCGCGCCAGTAGCGCGTATCATAATAGTACCGCTGGCGGCCCAGGAAAATGCGCACCCGGTCGCAGCCGTACGAATCGTAGTCGTAGTACGAAATGTTGGTGTACCAGTCGCCGTAGCCGTCATAGCAGGCGTACCGCGGATAGCGGTAGCGGCGGCCCACGTGGTACGTGTAGTAGTCGGTGCTCTCGTACCCCTGCGCGTTCTCCGGCACCACGGTGCGGACGATCTCGTCCATGGCGTAGAACGGGTCGCCGTAGATGCTGCGGTTGGCGTCCCATCCGGCGTAGCGCGGGCGGTACAGGTCGCGCACGCGGTACAGCTCCAGCGGTTCGTCCAGCATCACGGCGAAGACGTAGCCCATCCCCACGCCGCCGCGCACGCGCAGGTAGTCCCACCCGCCGCG
This Longimicrobium terrae DNA region includes the following protein-coding sequences:
- a CDS encoding M20/M25/M40 family metallo-hydrolase, which encodes MTRRTYAAFSAALALSACAAPASTPAPLPAPASEPPMSMGAQSSPLPAHPAAPGLTMEQAVATITPQDVYARIEFLASDRMRGRDTPSPELEIAASYLVNQYKLWGMQPGGENSTFYQWWPFPLRRLRAAGAGLELRGSGGSQRLQLGRDFFARGGTAQPLASAGLVYAGRAADGVLAQGSLRDRVVVTALPGSGGSRDWRVERNRQATAAQRAGASAIVYVLEPSWTADSIAAYTRQTAAGARSLGGEAGFPQYFVTYGAAQQFFRTAGMSLDEQWRAPAAAPVVLAGVTASGALPMENADERNAPNVVAILPGSDPALRNEYVVLSAHMDHVGVGRPVNGDSIYNGADDDASGTTGLLEVAEAFARLGARPRRSIIFLHVSGEEKGLLGSEWFSDHPTVPLGQIVANVNVDMIGRNSPDSVVVIGKNYSTLGQVANFVGRQHPELSLTLSDDIWPQERFFFRSDHFNFARKEVPALFFFSGVHPDYHLPSDEVEKIDTDKAARISRMVFYLVNEIANAQERPRWDPRGLEEVRRMTR
- a CDS encoding DUF4384 domain-containing protein: MKTRILAAGLVLAALGAVPAAAESAPLVPATLSGASAITAALAAQNGDVRVWMNGGDVFRSGDRMRVNVRTERDGYLAVFHIDTNGDVDVLYPRSYDDDGWVDGGRTLSLGSRGGWDYLRVRGGVGMGYVFAVMLDEPLELYRVRDLYRPRYAGWDANRSIYGDPFYAMDEIVRTVVPENAQGYESTDYYTYHVGRRYRYPRYACYDGYGDWYTNISYYDYDSYGCDRVRIFLGRQRYYYDTRYWRGSRRAYYGDYYRTHRQPPPLHGYKERTAGNAPTARAGYTPRPRPQDGADVRGNAPESRGSDVRGSTRRPGSYEPRVGSSGANERPSSRGSRPSDVTGSSRRPDTEPRVTPPDSRADNGGETQQEPRQQGRPVAPNRDRPTFQRRPQSEPRTAEPRSEPRSEPRRPAREAEPARESQPRRQAEPRRESAPRRESAPPREAAPRRESSPPSSSRSSGGSSGGSSSRPSSSSSPRSRTPGA